One segment of Kogia breviceps isolate mKogBre1 chromosome 14, mKogBre1 haplotype 1, whole genome shotgun sequence DNA contains the following:
- the GPRC5B gene encoding G-protein coupled receptor family C group 5 member B isoform X2, translating into MRTQQAPAFLLLFVIASGASENTSTSRGCGLDLLPQYVSLCDLDTVWGIVVEAVAGAGALITLLLMLILLVRLPFIKDKEKHPVGLHFLFLLGTLGLFGLTFAFIIREDETICSVRRFLWGVLFALCFSCLLSQAWRVRRLVRHGKSPSGWQLVGVALCLMLVQVIIAIEWLVLTVLRDEKPACAYEPMDFAMALIYDMVLLVATLGLALFTLCGKFKKWKQNGVCILVTAFLSVLIWVAWMTMYLFGNAELRQGDAWGDPTLAITLVASGWVFVIFHAIPEIHCTILPAPQENAPNYFDTSQPRMRETAFEEDVQLPRTYMENKAFSMDEHNAALRTGFRNGSLGNRPSAPFRSNVYQPTEMAVVLNGGTIPTAPPSYTGRHLW; encoded by the exons ATGAGAACCCAGCAGGCGCCCGCTTTCCTCCTGCTCTTCGTGATTGCCTCCGGGGCCTCTGAGAACACCAGCACGTCCCGGGGCTGCGGGCTGGACCTTCTCCCACAGTATGTGTCCCTGTGCGACCTGGACACCGTCTGGGGCATCGTGGTGGAGGCCGTGGCGGGGGCGGGCGCCCTGATCACACTGCTCCTGATGCTTATCCTCCTGGTGCGCCTGCCGTTCATCAAGGACAAGGAGAAGCACCCCGTGGGCCtccacttcctcttcctcctggggACCCTGGGCCTCTTCGGCCTGACGTTCGCCTTCATCATCCGGGAGGATGAGACCATCTGCTCCGTCCGCCGCTTCCTCTGGGGCGTCCTCTTCGCGCTCTGCTTCTCCTGCCTGCTGAGCCAGGCGTGGCGCGTGCGGAGGCTGGTGCGCCACGGCAAGAGCCCGTCGGGCTGGCAGCTGGTGGGCGTGGCCCTGTGCCTGATGCTCGTGCAGGTCATCATCGCCATCGAGTGGCTGGTGCTGACCGTGCTGCGCGACGAGAAGCCGGCCTGTGCCTACGAGCCGATGGACTTCGCCATGGCCCTCATCTACGACATGGTACTGCTCGTGGCCACCCTGGGGCTGGCCCTCTTCACGCTGTGCGGCAAGTTCAAGAAGTGGAAGCAGAACGGGGTCTGCATCTTGGTCACGGCCTTCCTCTCCGTGCTCATCTGGGTGGCCTGGATGACCATGTACCTCTTCGGCAATGCGGAGCTGCGGCAGGGAGACGCCTGGGGGGACCCCACCTTGGCCATCACGCTGGTGGCCAGTGGCTGGGTCTTCGTCATCTTCCATGCCATCCCAGAGATCCACTGCACCATCCTGCCCGCCCCGCAGGAGAACGCACCCAACTACTTCGACACGTCGCAGCCGAGGATGCGGGAGACGGCGTTTGAGGAGGACGTGCAGCTGCCGCGGACCTACATGGAGAACAAGGCCTTCTCGATGGATGAACACAACGCAG ctctCCGAACAGGATTTCGCAATGGCAGCTTGGGAAACAGACCCAGCGCTCCGTTCAGAAGTAACGTGTATCAGCCAACTGAGATGGCCGTTGTGCTCAACGGGGGGACT ATCCCAACTGCTCCGCCAAGTTACACTGGAAGACACCTCTGGTGA
- the GPRC5B gene encoding G-protein coupled receptor family C group 5 member B isoform X1, with amino-acid sequence MASERKMRTQQAPAFLLLFVIASGASENTSTSRGCGLDLLPQYVSLCDLDTVWGIVVEAVAGAGALITLLLMLILLVRLPFIKDKEKHPVGLHFLFLLGTLGLFGLTFAFIIREDETICSVRRFLWGVLFALCFSCLLSQAWRVRRLVRHGKSPSGWQLVGVALCLMLVQVIIAIEWLVLTVLRDEKPACAYEPMDFAMALIYDMVLLVATLGLALFTLCGKFKKWKQNGVCILVTAFLSVLIWVAWMTMYLFGNAELRQGDAWGDPTLAITLVASGWVFVIFHAIPEIHCTILPAPQENAPNYFDTSQPRMRETAFEEDVQLPRTYMENKAFSMDEHNAALRTGFRNGSLGNRPSAPFRSNVYQPTEMAVVLNGGTIPTAPPSYTGRHLW; translated from the exons ATGGCGTCAGAGAGAAAGATGAGAACCCAGCAGGCGCCCGCTTTCCTCCTGCTCTTCGTGATTGCCTCCGGGGCCTCTGAGAACACCAGCACGTCCCGGGGCTGCGGGCTGGACCTTCTCCCACAGTATGTGTCCCTGTGCGACCTGGACACCGTCTGGGGCATCGTGGTGGAGGCCGTGGCGGGGGCGGGCGCCCTGATCACACTGCTCCTGATGCTTATCCTCCTGGTGCGCCTGCCGTTCATCAAGGACAAGGAGAAGCACCCCGTGGGCCtccacttcctcttcctcctggggACCCTGGGCCTCTTCGGCCTGACGTTCGCCTTCATCATCCGGGAGGATGAGACCATCTGCTCCGTCCGCCGCTTCCTCTGGGGCGTCCTCTTCGCGCTCTGCTTCTCCTGCCTGCTGAGCCAGGCGTGGCGCGTGCGGAGGCTGGTGCGCCACGGCAAGAGCCCGTCGGGCTGGCAGCTGGTGGGCGTGGCCCTGTGCCTGATGCTCGTGCAGGTCATCATCGCCATCGAGTGGCTGGTGCTGACCGTGCTGCGCGACGAGAAGCCGGCCTGTGCCTACGAGCCGATGGACTTCGCCATGGCCCTCATCTACGACATGGTACTGCTCGTGGCCACCCTGGGGCTGGCCCTCTTCACGCTGTGCGGCAAGTTCAAGAAGTGGAAGCAGAACGGGGTCTGCATCTTGGTCACGGCCTTCCTCTCCGTGCTCATCTGGGTGGCCTGGATGACCATGTACCTCTTCGGCAATGCGGAGCTGCGGCAGGGAGACGCCTGGGGGGACCCCACCTTGGCCATCACGCTGGTGGCCAGTGGCTGGGTCTTCGTCATCTTCCATGCCATCCCAGAGATCCACTGCACCATCCTGCCCGCCCCGCAGGAGAACGCACCCAACTACTTCGACACGTCGCAGCCGAGGATGCGGGAGACGGCGTTTGAGGAGGACGTGCAGCTGCCGCGGACCTACATGGAGAACAAGGCCTTCTCGATGGATGAACACAACGCAG ctctCCGAACAGGATTTCGCAATGGCAGCTTGGGAAACAGACCCAGCGCTCCGTTCAGAAGTAACGTGTATCAGCCAACTGAGATGGCCGTTGTGCTCAACGGGGGGACT ATCCCAACTGCTCCGCCAAGTTACACTGGAAGACACCTCTGGTGA